In Candidatus Eisenbacteria bacterium, one DNA window encodes the following:
- a CDS encoding DUF4143 domain-containing protein, translating into MLALYPRRLNLPSRSFFLFGPRGTGKTTRLGMQLPNATWFDLLETKNLLDLMRNPDHFRIRVEALEKGSWIVIDEIQRMPELLNEIHAIMNRQPDKYRFAIIGSSARKLKRGGVNLLAGRAINRQFFPLVGDELGYEFEIDDLLRFGTLPAVAAEDSDADKINVLEAHNANYVREEIQQEAAVKNLDSFTRFLEIAGILNAQMTNVAAIARDAAVARPTVQGYFQILVDTLIGTWLPAWQPRIKVKEVKHPKFYFFDPGVVRGVTGKLRETLAADERGWLLETVVLNELRAWIQMSNYGGKLYYWRTPSGGEIDFVWVRDKQAIGIEIKAGAQWRTEFSRSLKKLKESGSLQKCFGVYCGSRRLQDGPVTILPLKQFMMALSNGDVLP; encoded by the coding sequence ATGCTGGCTTTGTATCCACGACGTCTCAATCTCCCATCGCGCTCCTTCTTCCTATTCGGTCCGAGGGGCACGGGTAAAACGACTCGGCTCGGCATGCAGTTGCCGAATGCCACATGGTTTGACCTGCTCGAAACCAAGAACCTTCTGGATCTCATGCGCAACCCCGACCACTTTAGGATCCGGGTCGAGGCTCTCGAGAAGGGATCCTGGATCGTCATTGATGAGATCCAACGCATGCCGGAACTCCTCAACGAGATCCACGCGATCATGAATCGACAGCCGGATAAATATCGTTTCGCTATCATTGGATCGAGCGCGAGGAAGCTGAAACGAGGTGGCGTCAATCTGCTCGCCGGTCGGGCGATCAATCGCCAGTTTTTTCCCCTCGTCGGAGACGAACTGGGTTACGAATTTGAGATCGATGATCTATTGCGATTCGGTACGCTTCCAGCCGTAGCGGCGGAAGATTCTGATGCCGACAAAATAAATGTATTAGAAGCCCACAACGCTAACTATGTGCGCGAAGAAATACAGCAGGAAGCAGCGGTTAAAAATCTCGACTCATTTACACGATTTCTCGAGATTGCCGGTATCCTGAACGCCCAAATGACAAACGTCGCCGCCATAGCGCGGGATGCCGCCGTCGCCCGCCCCACAGTGCAAGGTTACTTTCAGATTTTAGTCGACACACTGATCGGCACCTGGCTTCCGGCATGGCAACCCCGCATAAAGGTCAAGGAAGTTAAACACCCCAAGTTTTATTTCTTCGATCCGGGTGTTGTCCGCGGGGTAACGGGAAAACTTCGTGAGACCCTGGCAGCTGATGAAAGAGGATGGCTCCTGGAGACGGTCGTGCTGAACGAACTCCGCGCATGGATACAGATGTCGAACTACGGCGGCAAGCTTTACTATTGGCGTACTCCATCCGGTGGGGAAATCGATTTTGTCTGGGTGCGCGACAAGCAGGCCATCGGGATTGAAATTAAAGCGGGCGCGCAATGGCGGACGGAGTTTTCCCGATCTCTAAAAAAACTCAAGGAATCCGGATCACTTCAGAAATGCTTCGGTGTCTATTGCGGATCCCGGCGCTTACAGGATGGTCCGGTCACCATACTTCCCCTCAAGCAGTTCATGATGGCTTTGTCGAATGGGGATGTACTGCCTTAG